The genomic window AGCGTGGTCACCAGCGTTGCGGTCAGAAAGGTCTTCATGGCAGTTCCCCTGTGTTGTGGTGTTCGGCTTATGGTTGGTCGTTGGGTTCAGGTGGCGATTTCGTTCTTGCGGGTCGCCCAGCCGATGACCCGGCCCTCGATCGCAGAGAAGATCGCGTAGAGCGTCACGCCCATGCCTGCGAGAATGAACAGGCCGGCAAAGACGAGCGGGACATCGAAGTTGGAGGAGGCCGACATCATCACATTGCCGATGCCGCGGTTCGACGCGACGGTTTCGGACAACACGGTGCCGACGAAGGCGTAGGTGATGGCCACTTTCAGCGCAGCAAAGAAGAAGGGCATGGTGCGCGGCAGGCCGACATTCCAGAGAATGTCGAACTTGCTGGCGCCGAGCGCTTTCAGCGTGTCCTCCTGCTCCGGCTCGGTCGTGGCGAGGCCGGTCGCGATGTTCACGACGATCGGGAAGAAGCAGATGACGATGGCGGTGAGGATGGCAGGGACGGTGCCCGAGCCGAACCAGAGCACGAAGATCGGGACGACGGCGACCTTCGGGATCGACGAAAAGCCAATTAGCAGCGGGTAGGCGGTGTCGTAGGCCGTACGCGATACCCCGATCACCGAGCCAATGATGACGCCGACGGAAACACCGCAGGCAAAGCCCACCATGGTCGTCATCAGCGTCTGCACGATATGCGGCCACAACACGTTGATGCGGGTGAAGAGCGTGGTGAAGACTTGCGACGGGCGCGGCAGCACGAGATCCGACACGCCGAGCAGGATGCACAATGCTTCCCAGGTGACGAAGAACGCGACAATGAGCGCGCCGGCCGCAATGCGGCGTTTGAACTGCTCGTTCATGGGCGCACCTCGCTGGTGGCGGTGTTTCCGCTGCGCGCTTCGACGATCAGTCCGCGCAGTCGCTGGTTGAGCTCGACGAAACCCGGTTCGAACGTCATCTCGACCGTGCGCGGACGAGGGAAGGTGACGGCGCTGTCGTCAAGGATGCGACCCGGTCGGGCGCTCATGACGCAGATGCGCTCTGCGAGATAGCCGGCTTCCTTGAGGTCATGGGTGACGAGCAGCACCGTGGGTTTCAGCTTCAGCCACAGGTCCTGCAGCGTGCTCCACAGTTCCTCACGGGTGAATTGGTCGAGCGCCCCGAAGGGTTCGTCGAGGAGCAGGAGGCGGGGTTCATGCACGAGGGCGCGGCAAAGATTAGCGCGCTGCAGCATGCCCCCTGACAATTGCCAGGGATAATGGTTGGCAAACCCCTTGAGCCCGACTTCCTCGAGCAGGGCATGAACACGGTCGCGGAACTCTGTCTTCCGCTTGGCGCGGAATTCATGACGGAACGGCCGCACGATCTTGAGTGGCATCATCACGTTCTTCTCGATCGTGAGCCATGGCAGCAATGTGGGGTTCTGGAACGCCATTCCGATCCGCAAAGCCTTGGCTTCGACTTCCCTGCCGCCGACGAAGACCGCTCCGGTCGTCGGTCTGATCAGGCCGGCGGCGAGCTTGAGGATCGTGGATTTGCCGCAGCCGGAAGGGCCGACGAGGGCGAGAAACTCGCCATCGCCGATCTTGAGCGACGTCTCGGAAAGCGCCGGAACCTGATTGTCGCCCCGTCCGAACGTCACGGTCGCCTGGGAAAGCTCCACAGCCGGCGTTCGGATATGCCGCTGCGCTGCTGCGGCGATCTGCGAGCCAGCCGGGGGAGGGGTCAATTTGTGCATACTGTTCATAACAGAGAGTGTATGCAATCGTGATGCCAGTTTCTCGTGGATCGGAGAAGGGCAGTGTTTTCAATGGTCCACGAGAAATCGGCGGAACGACGACGCGGCGAGCAATCGATCGATTGCCGTTGCTGCACACGAATTGAGCAAAGCGTTGGCTGCAAATTGAGCGGCGAACTGCATGCGCACAGCACTCTCCTTGATTGATAAAGACACCCGCTGCCGTTAATCACTCTGTCGCTGGGATGGAGAACTTCTGTGGTTCGAGAAGACAAGGCGCCGGGTTCCCCCGTTTCGCGCGATGGTCTGGGTGACAAGGCGGGCATGATCTGTCGTGCAATCCGCCGCGCCATTGTGGAGCAGGCGCTCCGGCCAGGCGATCGGCTGCCGGAAGATGCGCTTGGCGAGCGCTTCGGGGTGAGCCGAACGATTGCTCGCCATGCCCTCGGGCAACTCGGGGCAGAAGGTCTGGTCGACCTGCGGCGCAACCGCATCGCGGTGGTCGCCACGCCCTCGATGGAAGAGGCGCGCGACACGTTCGACATCCGCATCGAACTGGAAGGCCTGGTGGTGAAGGCGCTTGCCGGCCGGCTCGACAAGAAACAGATCGCTCGGCTGCGCGAGCATGTGGAGGCGGAGCAGGCGGCGCGGCAGGGCAGTGAGGCAACCTCGATCAGGCTTGCGACCGAGTTTCATGTGCTGCTTGCCGAAATGACCGGAAAGCCGATCCTCACGCGCTACGTCAACGAGGTCTCATACAGATGCGGCCTTACGCTCTCCGCTTTCGGCCGGCCGCACTCGTCGGAATGTGCCGTCAACGAGCACAGCGTGTTGATCGACGCTCTTGCTGAAGGAGATGTTCAGGAAGCCATGCGGCTGATGCGTGAGCATCTCGAGCAGGTGGCCGATCGCGCGCTGCTAGTCGCACCGGACGCGCGCAATCGCGAGCTCATGGATATTCTTGCACCTTATGCGGAAGAGGTTGCTTCGCGATCGAAGCGTCCGCGCAAGGCTTAAGTCTTGCCGGCAGCCTCAGCTGCGGGAAACTGAAGGATCGAGGATCCATTCGGCGCTGTCGTTCCAGACATCCATCTTCACGATCTTGCCGTTGCGAACGACGAACCGGTCAACGTAGCGGTTGTCCTTGAAGGGCGTCCCATCAGGCCATTCGCCGTACAATGTACCGATGCTGTAGACGACAGTCTCACCGTCGCCCGGTGCGACGTCGAACCGATCCATCTTCTTCTTCACCCAGTTGTAGCGGGCGGCGTTAAACGCCGTGGGACCGCGCGGATGGTCGAAATCGCGCCCACCGGTGAAGGTCACGACGAATTCCGGCGCGACGAAAGCGGCGGCGCCTTCCGGATCCGGGATCATCGATGTCTCCAGATAGCGGCGCACGATCTCGGCATCGTCATGGATGCGATCGTCAGGGGCATTGGCCAGGGATTGGACAGACATGATCGCTCCTTCGTTCGCTCGTGCGGTGTGTCGAGTATTCGGCTTGATTGAATACATTTTGATATGCATATTGCATGCTATTCTTTCGCGCAAGTGAGCGGTCTTCAATGCTTGATCTGGTTCTCCGCAACGGGCGGATACGCGGCCGCGCAGAGCCCGTGGACATTGGCATCCGTGGAGGGCTGATCGCGGAAATCCAGCCACGGATTTCGTCATCCGCACCGCATGAAGATCTTGGCGGAAGGCTGATCCTGCCGGGCTTCTGCGACACACATGTGCATCTGGACAAGGCGTGCCTCCTGAACCGCTGCGGCCATGACCATGGCGGACTGGCCGATGCCATCGCTGCCGTTTCCCGCCTCAAAGCCGATTTCACCTGCGAGGATGTCTACGCCCGCGGCGCACGATGCCTCGACCGCGCAATCACCCAAGGAACGAGCCACATGCGCACCCATGTGGAACTGGACCCGGCGGTCGGGCTTCGCAGTTTCGAGGCGATCCTAAGCCTGAAGCAGGATTATGCGTGGGCCATCGATCTCAACATCTGCGTGTTTCCGCAGGAAGGGCTGTTCAATCGTCCGGGCACGGAAGCGCTTCTGGTCTCAGCGCTCGAGCAGGGCGCCGACGTCCTCGGTGGCTGCCCCTATACCGACACGCGTCCCGATGCTCATGTCGCACGCATCTTCGATCTGGCTCAACGCTTCGATGTCGATCTCGATTTCCACCTCGATTTCGATCTCGACCCCAGTTGGATGCACCTCGACGCCGTCATGCGTGAAACGGAGCGACGCGGCTGGGGAGGGCGGGTTGCCGTGGGGCACGCGACGAAGCTTTCCGCGCTCTCCGCTGACGCCTTGGCGCAGATCGCAATACGCTTGGAGCAGTCGGGCGTTGCCGTGACCACTTTGCCGGCCACGGACCTCTATCTCATGGGCCGCACGCATGACGGGAATGTGCCGCGCGGCGTGACGCCGGTCCACCGCCTTCAGGCGCAGGGCGTCACCTGCTCGATCGCCACCAACAATGTGCTGAACCCGTTCACACCTTTCGGCGATCTCTCGCTGCTGCGCATGGCGAACCTCTACGCCAATGTCTGCCACGCCGGCCCTTCGGACTTTGGCTCTGTGCTCGACCTTGTGACGGAAAGTCCTGCACGCTTAATGCGGCTTCCAAATTACGGGATCGCTAGGGGTGCCGCTGCCGACATGATTGTTGTCGATGCGCGAGACGAGGTCGAGGCCCTGGCGGCGCTTCCAGATCCGATCAAAGGCTACAAGCGCGGCCAGCCGACATTCGTGCGTGAACCGGCGCGCCTGCTCTCTCCTTCGCACGTCAAGCAGGCAGCGCTGCGGAAAGGCAGTTCCAGCTTCTGATAGGGCCGTCCAAAGGCTCGGCAGAACCCCGCTCGCACTTCCGTTCGCGTCACCGCCGTTCAAATGGCCTGCCGGCAGCTGGAAGTCTCAGGGATCTGTCTGCGGCCAGCCGGCCATCACGCGATCCACAATTCCCAGCAGCTTGGTCCGAGAGGCCCCGTCCTTAGCCAGGGTCGACATGCCCTGAATGACAGCGAAGACGTGGCCCGCCAGTATCTCCGCATCGGAACCTGATGGAAGGATGCCCTCACGGATATCCCGCTCGATCCGGGCGCGCAGGGCCGCCTCGATGCTCCTGCGGATAGCGGCCAGCGACTCGCGCACGGCATCGGCTTCCGTCGAACTGCTGACGAGGGAACTGGCGAGAAGACAGCCGGGCGGCGCGTCGTCCCGCGTGTCACCGAGTGCTGCGGCGACGAGCAGGTCCCGGGCTGCATCATGGGCTGTGGGCGCCTCCGCAATTTTTTGCTCGATGGCATCGAGGCCGCCCAGATAGAGCTGAACCGCCTCCAGGAAGAGGCGTCGCTTGTCCCCGAAAGCAGCATATAGGCTTGGCGGCATGATGCCCATGACACGGGTCAGGTCGGCGATCGAAGTGGCCTCATATCCATGGCGCCAGAAGAGGTGCATGGCGCTGTCAAGCGCCGCGTCCCTGTCGAAGGACAGCGGGCGACCAGCGCGTTTTGTCGTGGATGCGGCCGTTGATTTCATAAGGTTCACTGTAGAATGCTTGACCGACTATCTCAAGGCGGTTAGAGAGGTTTTGTAGCGATCACTAGGAAACCATCGTATGTCTCTGGGTTCATATCGTCCGCTGGGTCGGTCAGGCCTTCTCGTAAGCCCGCTTTCACTGGGGACCATGACCTTTGGCATCGATCGATGGGGCATGGAGCGTCCCGACGCAGAAGCTGTTTTCGATGCCTATGTCGAGGCGGGTGGAAACCTCATCGACACCGCCGACGTCTATGCCGGAGGCCGCAGCGAGGAAATGGTCGGCGAAATCATCGCGGATCGCGGGCTGCGCGACAGCCTCGTCGTTGCGACGAAATCCGGCTTTGCCAACGGCCGCGGCCCACATGTCGGTGGCAATGGCTCCAAGCACGTCCACGCCGCGCTTGAGGGATCGCTGCGCCGGCTTGAGACCGACTATGTCGACCTCTATTGGGTCCACATCTGGGATACGGTGACGCCAGCGGAGGAACTTCTGGAGACGATGACGAACCTCGTGCGGGCAGGCAAGATCCGTTACTGGGGACTGTCCAACGCGCCTGCTTGGTATGCCGCGAGAGTGGCGACGCTTGCGTCCGTCCACGCCATGCCTGGCCCCATCGCGCTGCAGTATTTCTATTCTCTCGTCAGCCGTGAGGTGGAGGCCGAGCATCTGCCGCTTGCTCGGGCGATGGGCCTCGGCATGGTTCCCTGGAGCCCGCTTGCCTACGGCCTGCTCACGGGCAAGTATGATCGCGCTGCGGTCGAAGCGGGCGCGCCCCGTGCCGGAGGGCTGCCGAGCGATGCCGGGACCGGTGCTTCGCGTCCGGAAGGCGACAAGCGGCTGGATGGAAGCAATCCCTTCGGCGATACGCTGTTCACCGATCGCAACTGGGCCATCGTCGAAGCGCTTCGCGGTGTTGCCGATACGATCGGAGAGACGCCTGCGCGCGTGGCGCTGGCCTGGGTTCTGTCGAGACGCGGGGTCGATACGGCCCTGATGGGGGTGAGCCGCGTGTCTCAGGTTCACGACAACGTTGCTGCCACCGAGCTTCGGCTGCCGGCAGACCAGATCGCCATCCTCGACGAGGTCAGCAGCCCACAAACCGCGATGCTCTATGGGCTCTTCTCACCGCAGGCGCGCCAAAACTTCGTCTTCGGCGGAGCCTCCGTCGTCGATCGCGAATAAAACAGTAGGTTTCCAGCGCGTTTGACGAGGGCGCAGCCCAAGGCGGGGCCTTTGCTCAGTCAGTCTCGGGTCTCTCACGGCCAGATGAGGAAGACGTAGCCAGCGTAAAGCGCGAGCAGTACGCCCCCTTCCCATCTGCTGACGCGTCTGCTGGTGAAAGCAAACGCAAGGAGCAGGAAAGCCACGGCGATCATCACCAGATTATCGAAGGTGGCGATCTCACGCGGTACCGCGCCCGGAGCGATGAGAGCGGTGAAACCGCCGATGCCGAGAATATTGTAGATGTTGGAGCCGACGATGTTGCCGAACGCGACATCGCCCTGTTTTTTCAGGCCCGCGACCACCGAGGTCACCATTTCGGGCATCGAAGTTCCCACTGCCACGATCGTCAATCCGATGACGGTCTCGGAAATGCCAAAGCCCCGTGCAAGCGCAACGGCGCCCGATACGAGAAACGTGCCTCCGATGATCACGAGCGCCAACCCTGCGATGGCGGTGGCGAGGGAAAAGCCGAGAGACCGGGCCGGGCGCACTTCAGTCGGAGTAAGGGCAGAACCTGCCTCCTGCCGCGCAGCACCTTTGTCGAATGCCGCTCCATGATCGGATGGGCCCGTGCTTTCCTGGCGAAACGCGATGTAGATATAGGCGCAAAGCGCAAGGATGAAGACCAGGCCCGCCAGTCTGCTCATCGGCATGAAGGCGGCGATACCCGCGAATACAAGCGTGGCTGCGACCATCGTCACGCCATCGCGCCGCAATGCGCGCGATTCAACCGCAATTGGCATCACGAGTGCTGCAACGCCCATGATCAGCAAGGTGTTTGCGATGTTCGAACCGACGATATTGCCGTACGCAATGCCGCTGGAGCCGGCAAGCCCGGCCTGAACCGAGGTGACGAGTTCGGGCATCGAAGTTCCGAAGCCAACGAGCGTCAGCCCGAT from Georhizobium profundi includes these protein-coding regions:
- a CDS encoding calcium/sodium antiporter encodes the protein MFEVWLPLLGGLVLLLVGGELLVGGAVNVATRLGVSPLVIGLTLVGFGTSMPELVTSVQAGLAGSSGIAYGNIVGSNIANTLLIMGVAALVMPIAVESRALRRDGVTMVAATLVFAGIAAFMPMSRLAGLVFILALCAYIYIAFRQESTGPSDHGAAFDKGAARQEAGSALTPTEVRPARSLGFSLATAIAGLALVIIGGTFLVSGAVALARGFGISETVIGLTIVAVGTSMPEMVTSVVAGLKKQGDVAFGNIVGSNIYNILGIGGFTALIAPGAVPREIATFDNLVMIAVAFLLLAFAFTSRRVSRWEGGVLLALYAGYVFLIWP
- a CDS encoding ABC transporter permease, which translates into the protein MNEQFKRRIAAGALIVAFFVTWEALCILLGVSDLVLPRPSQVFTTLFTRINVLWPHIVQTLMTTMVGFACGVSVGVIIGSVIGVSRTAYDTAYPLLIGFSSIPKVAVVPIFVLWFGSGTVPAILTAIVICFFPIVVNIATGLATTEPEQEDTLKALGASKFDILWNVGLPRTMPFFFAALKVAITYAFVGTVLSETVASNRGIGNVMMSASSNFDVPLVFAGLFILAGMGVTLYAIFSAIEGRVIGWATRKNEIAT
- a CDS encoding GntR family transcriptional regulator, producing the protein MICRAIRRAIVEQALRPGDRLPEDALGERFGVSRTIARHALGQLGAEGLVDLRRNRIAVVATPSMEEARDTFDIRIELEGLVVKALAGRLDKKQIARLREHVEAEQAARQGSEATSIRLATEFHVLLAEMTGKPILTRYVNEVSYRCGLTLSAFGRPHSSECAVNEHSVLIDALAEGDVQEAMRLMREHLEQVADRALLVAPDARNRELMDILAPYAEEVASRSKRPRKA
- a CDS encoding aldo/keto reductase: MTFGIDRWGMERPDAEAVFDAYVEAGGNLIDTADVYAGGRSEEMVGEIIADRGLRDSLVVATKSGFANGRGPHVGGNGSKHVHAALEGSLRRLETDYVDLYWVHIWDTVTPAEELLETMTNLVRAGKIRYWGLSNAPAWYAARVATLASVHAMPGPIALQYFYSLVSREVEAEHLPLARAMGLGMVPWSPLAYGLLTGKYDRAAVEAGAPRAGGLPSDAGTGASRPEGDKRLDGSNPFGDTLFTDRNWAIVEALRGVADTIGETPARVALAWVLSRRGVDTALMGVSRVSQVHDNVAATELRLPADQIAILDEVSSPQTAMLYGLFSPQARQNFVFGGASVVDRE
- a CDS encoding nuclear transport factor 2 family protein yields the protein MSVQSLANAPDDRIHDDAEIVRRYLETSMIPDPEGAAAFVAPEFVVTFTGGRDFDHPRGPTAFNAARYNWVKKKMDRFDVAPGDGETVVYSIGTLYGEWPDGTPFKDNRYVDRFVVRNGKIVKMDVWNDSAEWILDPSVSRS
- a CDS encoding ABC transporter ATP-binding protein; the encoded protein is MNSMHKLTPPPAGSQIAAAAQRHIRTPAVELSQATVTFGRGDNQVPALSETSLKIGDGEFLALVGPSGCGKSTILKLAAGLIRPTTGAVFVGGREVEAKALRIGMAFQNPTLLPWLTIEKNVMMPLKIVRPFRHEFRAKRKTEFRDRVHALLEEVGLKGFANHYPWQLSGGMLQRANLCRALVHEPRLLLLDEPFGALDQFTREELWSTLQDLWLKLKPTVLLVTHDLKEAGYLAERICVMSARPGRILDDSAVTFPRPRTVEMTFEPGFVELNQRLRGLIVEARSGNTATSEVRP
- a CDS encoding TetR/AcrR family transcriptional regulator; this encodes MKSTAASTTKRAGRPLSFDRDAALDSAMHLFWRHGYEATSIADLTRVMGIMPPSLYAAFGDKRRLFLEAVQLYLGGLDAIEQKIAEAPTAHDAARDLLVAAALGDTRDDAPPGCLLASSLVSSSTEADAVRESLAAIRRSIEAALRARIERDIREGILPSGSDAEILAGHVFAVIQGMSTLAKDGASRTKLLGIVDRVMAGWPQTDP
- a CDS encoding amidohydrolase family protein, with amino-acid sequence MLDLVLRNGRIRGRAEPVDIGIRGGLIAEIQPRISSSAPHEDLGGRLILPGFCDTHVHLDKACLLNRCGHDHGGLADAIAAVSRLKADFTCEDVYARGARCLDRAITQGTSHMRTHVELDPAVGLRSFEAILSLKQDYAWAIDLNICVFPQEGLFNRPGTEALLVSALEQGADVLGGCPYTDTRPDAHVARIFDLAQRFDVDLDFHLDFDLDPSWMHLDAVMRETERRGWGGRVAVGHATKLSALSADALAQIAIRLEQSGVAVTTLPATDLYLMGRTHDGNVPRGVTPVHRLQAQGVTCSIATNNVLNPFTPFGDLSLLRMANLYANVCHAGPSDFGSVLDLVTESPARLMRLPNYGIARGAAADMIVVDARDEVEALAALPDPIKGYKRGQPTFVREPARLLSPSHVKQAALRKGSSSF